From a single Lentisphaera profundi genomic region:
- a CDS encoding DNA/RNA non-specific endonuclease, which yields MKSIINKLLVTILIGIIGFVAYSNKDQLPEIAERTKTKAVEVSESVSTAINNNSPKATPNKVVQEESNYETTDKRLKSGYKPIVLTESYEHDKWTTEPQELVREFRAYIVSFDDNSDNILTRNPDWVAYEMRAKPSNMPDGKAPNRPSTWIEDDKYNDEAPHDKSYLHSGFHRGHLCMKHIAWRLGANADWNTHTTINASPQHAKFNTGVWLDMENKTKDWADEYGRIWVICGGAYKDKKPSLWIGDEGEERVAVPEYFWKIVIRLDGEEIKSLAFMYPHKDIKKSLTTKKYFHARYLTSINDIEDSTGLDFLTTIEDEKEEVIEALIATDIWK from the coding sequence ATGAAATCAATTATTAATAAACTCTTAGTAACCATCTTAATTGGTATAATTGGCTTTGTAGCCTATAGCAATAAAGACCAACTGCCAGAGATAGCTGAACGTACTAAAACTAAAGCTGTTGAAGTCAGTGAATCCGTTAGTACTGCAATCAACAATAACTCTCCTAAAGCCACTCCTAACAAGGTAGTCCAAGAAGAATCTAATTACGAGACAACTGATAAGCGATTAAAGAGCGGTTACAAGCCAATCGTGCTCACTGAGAGCTACGAGCATGACAAATGGACTACTGAGCCACAAGAACTCGTCAGAGAGTTTAGAGCCTACATTGTGAGCTTTGATGATAACTCTGACAATATATTAACCCGTAACCCCGACTGGGTAGCATACGAGATGAGAGCTAAACCTTCAAACATGCCTGATGGTAAAGCTCCTAATCGTCCTTCTACTTGGATTGAAGATGATAAATACAACGATGAAGCACCCCATGATAAATCATATTTACACAGTGGCTTTCATAGAGGTCACTTATGTATGAAACATATTGCTTGGAGGCTGGGAGCTAATGCTGATTGGAATACTCACACGACAATTAACGCTTCTCCACAACACGCTAAGTTCAATACTGGTGTTTGGTTAGATATGGAGAATAAAACCAAAGACTGGGCTGATGAGTACGGGCGAATATGGGTTATATGTGGTGGTGCTTATAAAGATAAGAAACCCTCTCTATGGATTGGTGATGAAGGCGAAGAAAGAGTTGCAGTACCTGAATACTTCTGGAAGATCGTTATTCGCTTAGATGGTGAAGAAATTAAATCATTGGCTTTTATGTATCCACACAAGGACATTAAAAAGAGTCTTACCACTAAGAAGTACTTTCATGCTAGATATTTAACGTCAATAAATGATATTGAAGACTCAACTGGGTTAGATTTCTTAACTACGATTGAAGACGAAAAAGAAGAAGTCATTGAAGCATTGATTGCTACTGATATTTGGAAGTAA
- the smpB gene encoding SsrA-binding protein SmpB translates to MELANNKKARFNYEIIEKYEAGIELQGTEVKSCRKKSISIGEAFIAFEGGEAWMRECHISTYEQGNRNNHEPKRKRRLLLHKREIKKLMREVDHKGLSVIPLGVHLKRGKIKVSIALCRGKNTVDKRQTMKNRDNDRTLQRFKNKTL, encoded by the coding sequence ATGGAACTCGCCAACAACAAAAAAGCTCGCTTCAATTACGAAATTATTGAAAAATACGAAGCTGGAATCGAACTTCAGGGTACTGAAGTTAAATCCTGCCGTAAAAAATCGATTTCTATTGGCGAAGCCTTCATTGCCTTTGAAGGCGGAGAAGCTTGGATGCGCGAATGCCATATCTCTACTTACGAACAAGGAAATCGCAATAACCATGAGCCCAAGCGCAAACGTCGCCTACTGCTCCATAAACGCGAAATCAAAAAACTCATGCGCGAAGTTGACCATAAAGGCCTCTCCGTCATCCCCCTGGGTGTGCACCTGAAAAGAGGTAAAATCAAAGTCTCTATAGCTCTCTGCCGTGGTAAAAACACCGTGGATAAACGCCAGACTATGAAAAATCGCGATAACGACCGCACCTTACAGCGCTTCAAAAACAAAACTCTCTAA
- a CDS encoding DUF6694 family lipoprotein, translating into MNKTIAFILMLLFVSCSEPKLDELTLDYSSEEAMNDSFSDIYATLTKEQWQRFMQVLSTVTQNEIKKLMPMEKKLSSEEWNQLIYDIRQKAFDGKSVKEILDMQKALHGKRVIDLIEH; encoded by the coding sequence ATGAACAAAACAATAGCATTCATACTCATGCTTCTTTTTGTCTCATGCAGTGAACCCAAGCTAGATGAACTCACTTTGGACTACTCCAGTGAAGAGGCCATGAATGATAGCTTTAGTGATATTTATGCAACTCTTACTAAGGAGCAATGGCAGAGGTTTATGCAAGTGCTTTCGACCGTCACCCAAAACGAGATAAAGAAGCTCATGCCAATGGAAAAGAAGCTATCTTCAGAAGAATGGAATCAACTAATCTACGATATTAGGCAAAAAGCCTTTGATGGCAAGAGTGTCAAAGAAATACTTGATATGCAAAAGGCCCTTCACGGTAAAAGGGTAATTGACTTGATTGAGCATTGA
- a CDS encoding CC0125/CC1285 family lipoprotein, with product MKYILIILIIAFTTSCSSWSTQLKYRKQSYIPGSNRAVIGYDETKISDLRYEVYAGQAWPKDYHNLHKVALYRAAELTQEHGHNFFYIIDQDMSMQHYGMPIYQNTHTNGYINDNTLYLNSHTTTTGGGTISGGKYYLDFLIVPDYKTEGFDNIISAEKVIKSLKYFIDRRRN from the coding sequence ATGAAATACATTTTAATTATTTTAATTATTGCTTTTACAACAAGTTGCTCTTCATGGTCAACACAACTTAAATACCGTAAACAAAGTTATATTCCTGGATCAAACAGAGCTGTCATTGGCTATGATGAAACAAAAATCAGTGACTTGCGATATGAAGTGTATGCAGGTCAAGCATGGCCTAAGGACTATCATAACCTACATAAGGTTGCTTTATACAGAGCCGCAGAATTAACACAAGAGCACGGTCATAATTTTTTCTACATTATTGATCAAGATATGAGCATGCAGCATTACGGGATGCCTATCTATCAAAACACTCATACCAATGGCTACATAAATGATAATACATTATATTTAAACAGTCATACAACAACAACAGGCGGAGGAACTATTTCTGGAGGTAAATACTACTTAGACTTCCTCATTGTGCCTGACTATAAAACAGAAGGATTCGACAATATCATTTCAGCAGAAAAAGTAATAAAATCACTTAAATATTTTATAGACAGAAGACGCAACTAG